One segment of Fimbriiglobus ruber DNA contains the following:
- a CDS encoding nickel-dependent hydrogenase large subunit, translated as MSTTASPSRQASPTNPGGLVEMSWDPITRIVGSLGIYTKIDFANRKVVECHSTSSIFRGYSIFMKGKDPRDAHFITSRICGICGDNHATCAVYAQNMAFGVKPPAIAEWITNLGEAAEYMFDHNIYQDNLVGVDFCEQMVKATNPSVWDKAQKTLARHSAEHGYRTIGDILVSLNPFTGEFYREALSMSRLTREMFCLMEGRHVHPSTLYPGGVGTVPTVQLFTDFLVRLMKYVEFMKKVVPLHDDLFDFWYEALPGYEEVGRRRVLLGCWGSFQNPEVCDFQYKTMTNWGRGMYVTPGIIVDGKLVTTDLVDIGLNIRILLGSSYYDDWDKSETFVKTDPLGNPVDQKHPWNQTTIPRPQKRDLNGGKYTWVMSPRWLDKRTNDHLAIDTGGGPIARLWATALAGLVDIGYVKSTGQSVKIYLPKSATKGEVEFEWKIPKWSNALERDRARTYFQAYSAAAALYFVEQAMKELHAGRTKTWTEFKVPKDAIGCGFHEAVRGVLSHHVVIRDGKIANYHPYPPTPWNANPRDIYGTPGPYEDAVQDTPIFEENGPDDFKGIDIMRAVRSFDPCLPCGVHMYLGEGKELQVKHTPMFGSQAGHS; from the coding sequence ATGTCGACGACCGCTTCCCCGAGCCGCCAGGCGAGCCCGACCAACCCCGGCGGGCTGGTTGAAATGTCGTGGGACCCGATCACCCGGATCGTCGGGAGCTTGGGCATCTACACGAAGATCGACTTCGCGAACCGCAAGGTCGTCGAGTGCCACAGCACGTCGTCGATCTTCCGCGGGTACAGCATCTTCATGAAGGGCAAAGACCCGCGGGACGCCCACTTCATCACCAGCCGCATCTGCGGCATCTGCGGCGACAACCACGCGACCTGCGCCGTGTACGCCCAGAACATGGCGTTCGGCGTCAAGCCGCCCGCGATCGCCGAGTGGATCACGAACCTCGGCGAGGCCGCCGAGTACATGTTCGACCACAACATCTACCAGGACAACCTGGTCGGGGTCGACTTCTGCGAGCAGATGGTCAAGGCGACCAACCCGAGCGTCTGGGACAAGGCCCAGAAGACGCTCGCCCGGCACTCGGCCGAGCACGGGTACCGGACGATCGGCGACATCCTGGTGTCGCTCAACCCGTTCACCGGCGAGTTCTACCGCGAAGCCCTGTCGATGAGCCGGCTGACGCGGGAGATGTTCTGCCTGATGGAAGGCCGGCACGTCCACCCGTCCACCCTCTACCCGGGCGGCGTCGGGACGGTGCCGACGGTCCAGCTCTTCACGGACTTCCTCGTCCGGCTGATGAAGTACGTCGAGTTCATGAAGAAGGTGGTGCCGCTGCACGACGACCTGTTCGACTTCTGGTACGAGGCGCTGCCGGGGTACGAGGAGGTCGGCCGCCGGCGGGTCCTGCTCGGCTGCTGGGGGTCGTTCCAGAACCCCGAGGTCTGCGACTTCCAGTACAAGACGATGACCAACTGGGGCCGGGGGATGTACGTCACCCCGGGCATCATCGTCGACGGCAAGCTGGTCACCACCGACCTCGTGGACATCGGCCTGAACATCCGCATCCTGCTCGGGTCGTCGTACTACGACGACTGGGACAAGAGCGAGACGTTCGTCAAGACGGACCCGCTCGGCAACCCGGTCGACCAGAAGCACCCGTGGAACCAGACGACCATCCCGCGGCCGCAGAAGCGGGACTTGAACGGCGGGAAGTACACCTGGGTGATGTCCCCCCGGTGGCTGGACAAGCGGACCAACGACCACCTGGCGATCGACACCGGCGGCGGCCCGATCGCCCGCCTGTGGGCGACCGCGCTCGCCGGGTTGGTCGACATCGGGTACGTCAAGTCGACCGGCCAGAGCGTGAAGATCTACCTGCCGAAGTCGGCCACCAAGGGCGAGGTCGAGTTCGAGTGGAAGATCCCGAAGTGGAGCAACGCCCTCGAACGGGACCGGGCTCGGACGTACTTCCAGGCGTACTCGGCGGCGGCCGCCCTGTACTTCGTCGAGCAGGCGATGAAGGAACTGCACGCCGGCCGGACCAAGACGTGGACCGAGTTCAAGGTGCCGAAGGACGCGATCGGGTGCGGGTTCCACGAGGCCGTCCGCGGCGTGCTGTCGCACCACGTCGTCATCCGGGACGGGAAGATCGCGAACTACCACCCGTACCCGCCGACCCCGTGGAACGCCAACCCGCGGGACATCTACGGCACCCCCGGGCCGTACGAAGACGCCGTGCAGGACACGCCGATCTTCGAGGAGAACGGGCCGGACGACTTCAAGGGCATCGACATCATGCGGGCCGTCCGCAGCTTCGACCCGTGCCTGCCGTGCGGGGTCCACATGTACCTCGGCGAGGGCAAGGAACTCCAGGTGAAGCACACCCCGATGTTCGGCTCCCAGGCCGGGCACTCGTAG
- a CDS encoding hydrogenase expression protein HypE, whose amino-acid sequence MSDATPVPYGRKTQKPPAVKEVHIVWITAGLSCDGDSVSITAATQPSIEDVILGAIPGLPKVHVHNPVLCIENGDEFMHFLYEAEAGRLSPFVLVVEGSIPNEKIKAEGYWAALGTNKETGQPITTCEWIDRLAPKAWGVVAIGTCATYGGIHAMAGNPTGAMGLPDYLGWKWKSSAGLPIVCVPGCPVQPDNFMETLLYLLYQAAGLAPMIPLDENLRPTWLFGSTVHEGCDRAGYYEQADFAKEYGSPKCIVKLGCWGPVVNCNVGKRGWMAGIGGCPNVGGICIGCTMPGFPDKFMPFMDEPPGAKLSSTAVGIYGRTVRALRSFTQASVNKEPQWRHPGKELTTGYQVPPAKV is encoded by the coding sequence ATGTCCGACGCGACGCCAGTCCCCTACGGGCGGAAGACGCAGAAGCCGCCGGCCGTGAAGGAAGTTCACATCGTCTGGATCACGGCCGGGCTCAGCTGCGACGGCGACTCGGTGTCCATCACCGCCGCCACCCAGCCGAGCATCGAGGACGTGATCCTCGGCGCGATCCCCGGCCTGCCAAAAGTTCACGTCCACAACCCGGTTCTCTGTATTGAGAACGGGGACGAGTTCATGCACTTCCTGTACGAGGCCGAGGCCGGCCGGCTCTCGCCGTTCGTCCTGGTCGTCGAAGGGTCGATTCCGAACGAGAAGATCAAGGCCGAGGGGTACTGGGCGGCCCTCGGCACGAACAAAGAGACCGGCCAACCGATCACCACTTGCGAGTGGATCGACCGGCTCGCCCCGAAGGCGTGGGGCGTCGTCGCGATCGGCACCTGCGCGACCTACGGCGGCATCCACGCGATGGCCGGCAACCCGACCGGGGCGATGGGCCTGCCGGACTACCTCGGGTGGAAGTGGAAGTCGTCGGCCGGCCTGCCGATCGTGTGCGTCCCGGGGTGCCCGGTCCAGCCGGACAACTTCATGGAGACGCTGCTGTACCTGCTCTACCAGGCGGCCGGCCTGGCCCCGATGATCCCGCTGGACGAGAACCTGCGGCCGACCTGGCTGTTCGGCAGCACGGTCCACGAGGGCTGCGACCGGGCCGGGTACTACGAGCAGGCCGACTTCGCCAAGGAGTACGGGTCGCCGAAGTGCATCGTCAAGCTCGGCTGCTGGGGGCCGGTGGTCAACTGCAACGTCGGCAAGCGGGGATGGATGGCCGGCATCGGCGGCTGCCCGAACGTCGGCGGCATCTGCATCGGCTGCACCATGCCCGGGTTCCCGGACAAGTTCATGCCGTTCATGGATGAGCCGCCGGGGGCCAAGCTGTCCTCGACGGCCGTCGGCATCTACGGCCGCACCGTCCGCGCCCTCCGGTCGTTCACCCAGGCCAGCGTCAACAAGGAACCGCAGTGGCGGCACCCGGGGAAAGAACTGACGACCGGCTACCAGGTTCCCCCGGCGAAAGTCTGA
- the hypE gene encoding hydrogenase expression/formation protein HypE: MTIKGFGDCPVPRTDYDRILLGHGSGGRLTADLIGKLFLPAFGGANATALEDSATLTLGEGGGRIAFTTDSFVVRPVFFPGGDIGRLAVCGTVNDLAVAGATPRFLAAAFILEEGLPLADLRKIAASMRAACDEAGVELVTGDTKVVDRGKGDQVFVTTTGVGVFPPGRSLSIRNARPGDRILVSGTIGDHGVAILSVREGIEFETVLESDVAPLAGLADTMLTACPSIRCMRDPTRGGLAGVLNELAVASKVGVRVTESKLPVRAEVRAACEMLGLDPVYVANEGKLVAVVPADDAERLLATVRKHPLGRNAALIGTVTDGRAGFVTMESLVGGERVVPVLAGEQMPRIC, encoded by the coding sequence GTGACGATCAAGGGGTTCGGCGACTGTCCGGTGCCGCGGACCGATTACGACCGCATCCTGCTCGGCCACGGCAGCGGCGGCCGGCTCACGGCCGACCTGATCGGGAAGCTGTTCCTGCCGGCCTTCGGCGGGGCGAACGCGACCGCGCTGGAAGACTCGGCTACGTTGACGCTCGGAGAGGGAGGCGGGCGGATCGCGTTCACCACCGACTCGTTCGTCGTCCGGCCGGTGTTTTTCCCCGGCGGGGACATCGGCCGGCTGGCGGTCTGCGGGACGGTGAACGACTTGGCCGTCGCCGGGGCGACGCCGCGGTTCCTGGCCGCCGCGTTCATCCTGGAAGAAGGGCTGCCGCTGGCCGACCTGCGGAAAATTGCGGCCTCAATGCGGGCCGCCTGCGACGAGGCCGGGGTGGAACTGGTCACGGGCGATACCAAGGTGGTCGACCGCGGCAAGGGCGATCAGGTGTTCGTGACCACCACCGGCGTGGGCGTCTTCCCGCCGGGCCGGTCGCTATCGATCCGGAACGCCCGGCCCGGCGACCGCATTCTGGTCTCCGGCACCATCGGCGACCACGGCGTCGCGATTCTGTCCGTCCGCGAGGGGATCGAGTTCGAGACTGTGCTAGAAAGTGATGTCGCTCCACTCGCAGGGTTAGCGGACACGATGTTGACCGCGTGCCCCTCAATCCGGTGCATGCGCGACCCCACCCGCGGCGGTCTCGCGGGCGTGCTGAACGAACTGGCGGTGGCGTCGAAGGTCGGGGTACGGGTGACCGAGTCGAAATTGCCGGTCCGCGCCGAAGTGCGGGCGGCGTGCGAAATGCTCGGGCTCGACCCGGTTTACGTCGCGAACGAAGGCAAACTCGTGGCCGTCGTTCCGGCGGACGACGCCGAACGACTACTCGCGACCGTCCGCAAACACCCGCTCGGACGAAACGCGGCCCTGATCGGGACGGTGACGGACGGGCGAGCGGGGTTCGTGACGATGGAATCGCTGGTCGGCGGCGAGCGGGTGGTGCCCGTGCTGGCGGGCGAACAGATGCCGCGGATTTGTTAA
- the hypD gene encoding hydrogenase formation protein HypD, which produces MKFLDEYRDADAAAALVRAIGRAATRPWTIMEVCGGQTHTIVRYGLDTLLPPGIELVHGPGCPVCVTPLEMIDRAHAIAAKPGVTFCSFGDMLRVPGSTGDLLRLKSEGADVRVVYSPLDAVNIAAANPGRQVVFFAIGFETTAPANAMSAWMAKKRGLTNFSLLVSHVLVPPTIAAILAAPDNRVQAFLGPGHVCAVVGCAEYEPLVEQYRVPIVVTGFEPIDLLDGVLGAIEQLEAGRAEVENRYARAVRPDGNLRSRQLLADVFEVCDRKWRGVGLIPNSGWRLRDEYRAFDAEHRFTVGDIETQESEVCISGEILRGLKKPHHCPAFGTECTPQTPLGATMVSAEGACAAYHAYGRHLEPLGIRVPARA; this is translated from the coding sequence ATGAAGTTCCTCGACGAATACCGGGACGCGGACGCGGCGGCGGCCCTCGTGCGGGCCATCGGCCGGGCGGCCACGCGGCCGTGGACGATCATGGAAGTCTGCGGCGGGCAGACCCACACGATCGTCCGCTACGGGCTCGACACGCTGCTGCCGCCGGGGATCGAACTGGTCCACGGGCCGGGGTGCCCGGTCTGCGTCACCCCGCTCGAAATGATCGACCGGGCGCACGCCATCGCGGCCAAGCCGGGCGTGACGTTCTGCTCGTTCGGCGACATGCTCCGGGTGCCCGGGTCGACCGGCGATCTGCTCCGGCTCAAGTCCGAGGGGGCCGACGTCCGCGTGGTCTACTCGCCGCTCGACGCGGTCAACATCGCGGCCGCGAACCCGGGTCGGCAGGTGGTCTTCTTCGCCATCGGGTTCGAGACGACGGCCCCGGCCAACGCGATGTCCGCCTGGATGGCCAAGAAGCGCGGGCTGACGAACTTCAGCCTGCTCGTGTCACACGTGTTGGTCCCGCCGACGATCGCGGCCATCTTGGCCGCCCCGGACAACCGGGTCCAGGCGTTCCTCGGGCCGGGCCACGTCTGCGCGGTCGTGGGCTGCGCCGAGTACGAACCGCTCGTCGAACAGTACCGGGTGCCGATCGTCGTCACCGGGTTCGAGCCGATCGACCTGCTCGACGGCGTCCTCGGCGCGATCGAACAACTGGAGGCCGGTCGGGCGGAGGTGGAAAACCGCTACGCCCGGGCAGTCCGGCCGGACGGCAACCTGCGGTCGCGGCAACTCCTCGCGGACGTGTTCGAGGTCTGCGACCGGAAGTGGCGCGGGGTCGGGCTCATCCCGAACAGCGGCTGGCGCCTCCGGGACGAGTACCGGGCGTTCGACGCCGAACACCGGTTCACGGTCGGCGACATCGAGACGCAGGAGTCGGAGGTCTGCATCAGCGGCGAGATCCTCCGCGGGTTGAAGAAGCCGCACCATTGTCCGGCCTTCGGGACGGAGTGTACGCCGCAGACGCCGCTCGGGGCGACGATGGTGTCCGCGGAAGGCGCGTGCGCCGCGTACCACGCCTACGGGCGACACCTGGAACCGCTCGGAATACGAGTACCGGCGAGGGCATGA
- a CDS encoding HypC/HybG/HupF family hydrogenase formation chaperone, with protein MCLSVPGKVVETYHEHGVLMGKIDFGGVRKAACLEHVPDVTVGEYVLVHVGFALSRVDEDEAKRIFSFLEEFGQLEELEEPAG; from the coding sequence ATGTGCTTGAGTGTCCCGGGTAAGGTGGTCGAAACTTACCACGAGCACGGCGTCCTCATGGGCAAGATCGATTTCGGCGGCGTGCGGAAGGCGGCCTGCCTCGAACACGTCCCGGACGTGACGGTCGGGGAATACGTCCTGGTTCACGTCGGGTTCGCGCTGTCGCGGGTGGACGAGGACGAGGCGAAACGGATCTTTAGCTTCCTCGAAGAATTTGGCCAACTCGAAGAACTTGAGGAGCCCGCCGGATGA
- the hypF gene encoding carbamoyltransferase HypF gives MKRRAIIVRGLVQGVGFRPFVYGLARRLGLNGYVRNQTGGVWIEVEGEAEIIGRFLDGLTAEAPPAARIEDVSWESRTPVGDGDFRIEASAADGGPVAIGPDLATCDACLAELFDPSDRRFHYPFLNCTQCGPRLTIIISAPYDRERTTMAGFTMCPACRAEYDDPTDRRFHAQPVACPACGPRLSLVDGDGSPRSVADPLGEAVAAVRAGQILAVKGLGGYHLACDAGNEGAVAELRRRKHRDEKPFAVMVADIEAAKRLAEVSDAEATLLRDPRRPIVLLRRRPSAGLAAGVAPGNPAVGLMLPYTPLHHLLLRDAGGPLVMTSGNRSDEPIAFDDADAITRLRGIADQFLTHDRRINIRADDSVTRWSAGAEAPVRLSRGYAPGTVSLACECPEPTLAVGGQLKSVFALGRGRQATLGHHLGDLDHAEAFRAFTAAVAYYEQLFGFKPAVLVHDLHPDYASTRYALERDDVPRRIAVQHHHAHLASCLAENGLDEPAIGVTFDGSGYGLDGTIWGGEFLVGDCGSVRRAAHLRAVPMPGGEQAVREPWRMALAYLVDAGVEPAILSPAVPTVSLRTARQLLTKRALAPLTSSAGRLFDAVAAIAGVRHRVSYEGQAAIELEGLAATAAPDESYPFEVTAGAEAWEIDCRPLVAAVERDAARGEFAARIARRFHTTLVEIIARTCDRLRVESGLSLVALSGGVFHNGLLLGETVARLQADGFRVCRHRRVPAGDGGLCLGQLAVAAAVATRTEQKLCA, from the coding sequence ATGAAGAGGCGAGCCATCATCGTTCGCGGGCTCGTCCAGGGGGTGGGGTTTCGGCCGTTCGTTTACGGACTCGCTCGGCGGTTGGGGCTCAACGGGTACGTGCGGAATCAGACCGGCGGTGTTTGGATCGAAGTTGAGGGCGAGGCGGAAATCATCGGCCGGTTCTTGGACGGGTTGACCGCCGAAGCCCCGCCGGCCGCCCGAATCGAAGACGTTTCTTGGGAGAGCCGAACTCCCGTCGGTGACGGCGATTTTCGCATCGAGGCGAGCGCGGCGGACGGCGGCCCCGTTGCCATCGGCCCCGACCTTGCCACCTGCGACGCTTGTCTCGCCGAGTTGTTCGACCCGTCCGACCGCCGGTTCCACTACCCGTTCCTCAATTGCACGCAATGCGGCCCCCGGCTCACCATCATTATCTCGGCACCATATGATCGTGAACGAACGACGATGGCTGGCTTCACGATGTGTCCGGCGTGTCGGGCCGAGTACGACGACCCCACGGACCGCCGGTTCCACGCCCAGCCGGTCGCTTGCCCCGCATGCGGGCCGCGGCTGAGCCTGGTTGATGGCGACGGAAGTCCGCGGTCGGTGGCTGACCCGTTGGGCGAGGCGGTCGCGGCCGTGCGGGCTGGGCAAATCCTGGCGGTCAAGGGGTTGGGGGGGTATCACCTCGCCTGTGACGCCGGGAACGAGGGTGCGGTCGCCGAACTGCGGCGGCGAAAGCACCGCGACGAGAAGCCGTTCGCCGTCATGGTCGCGGACATAGAGGCTGCCAAACGACTCGCCGAGGTTTCGGACGCCGAGGCGACACTGCTCCGCGATCCGCGGCGGCCGATCGTCCTGTTGCGGCGGCGACCTTCGGCCGGTCTGGCGGCGGGCGTCGCGCCGGGGAACCCGGCCGTCGGGCTGATGCTCCCGTACACGCCGCTGCACCACCTGTTGCTGCGCGACGCGGGCGGGCCGCTCGTGATGACCAGCGGCAACCGGTCCGACGAGCCGATCGCGTTCGACGACGCTGACGCCATCACCCGACTTCGCGGCATCGCCGACCAGTTCTTGACGCACGATCGACGGATTAACATTCGGGCCGACGACTCGGTGACGCGGTGGAGCGCGGGCGCGGAAGCGCCGGTACGGCTCTCGCGTGGGTACGCCCCGGGGACGGTCTCGCTGGCCTGTGAGTGCCCGGAGCCCACGTTGGCCGTCGGCGGACAACTGAAGTCGGTGTTCGCCCTGGGCCGCGGCCGGCAGGCCACGCTCGGCCACCACCTCGGCGACCTCGACCACGCGGAAGCATTCCGCGCGTTTACCGCGGCTGTCGCCTACTACGAGCAACTGTTCGGGTTCAAGCCGGCCGTGCTGGTACACGACTTGCACCCCGACTACGCCTCGACCCGGTATGCGCTGGAACGAGACGACGTGCCGCGCCGGATCGCGGTCCAGCACCACCACGCCCACCTCGCGAGTTGCCTGGCCGAGAACGGCCTGGACGAACCCGCCATCGGCGTGACGTTCGACGGCTCCGGCTACGGGCTCGACGGCACGATCTGGGGCGGCGAGTTCCTGGTCGGCGACTGCGGATCTGTCCGACGAGCGGCGCACCTGCGGGCGGTCCCGATGCCGGGCGGCGAGCAGGCTGTCCGCGAGCCGTGGCGGATGGCGCTGGCGTATTTAGTTGACGCGGGCGTCGAACCGGCCATACTGAGCCCGGCGGTTCCCACGGTCTCGCTTCGAACCGCCCGGCAGTTGCTCACGAAACGCGCGCTGGCTCCACTCACGTCGAGCGCCGGCCGGCTGTTCGACGCGGTCGCCGCCATCGCGGGCGTCCGGCACCGGGTCAGTTACGAAGGACAGGCCGCGATCGAACTGGAAGGACTGGCGGCGACCGCGGCTCCGGACGAAAGTTATCCATTTGAAGTGACGGCCGGGGCGGAGGCGTGGGAGATCGACTGCCGGCCGCTGGTCGCGGCGGTGGAGCGGGACGCGGCCCGTGGCGAGTTCGCGGCGCGGATCGCCCGGCGGTTCCACACGACGCTGGTCGAGATCATCGCCCGCACCTGCGACCGCCTCCGGGTCGAGAGCGGGTTGTCCCTGGTGGCGCTGAGCGGCGGGGTCTTTCACAACGGCCTACTACTCGGCGAAACGGTCGCACGGTTGCAGGCGGACGGGTTCCGGGTTTGTCGCCATCGTCGGGTGCCGGCCGGGGACGGCGGGCTCTGCCTCGGCCAACTGGCGGTCGCGGCGGCGGTCGCGACCCGAACGGAGCAAAAATTATGTGCTTGA
- a CDS encoding response regulator: MQQTASLAPTASHVLIIDDDPAALELLARTLAREGYQVEVAENGGAGLRAVRERPPAAITLDVDMPGMDGWAFLSSVKADPKLALIPVIMITTVDEKSRGFSEGAADYLLKPVDRARLLTVLRKLTPAPQGRAPIPDAPEAVGPSPGRVLVVEDDVSNRSILVRMLRKEGWDVAEADTGRTALAAVAETAPDLILLDMGLPDLDGFGVLRELRADPRFARIPVVVVSAKDLTWDERTGLRSTVLKIFLKGAYSRSELLSDIRDCLSNRAPNSTDPAGAHRPA, translated from the coding sequence ATGCAACAGACTGCTTCCCTTGCCCCGACCGCCAGTCACGTTCTGATCATCGACGACGACCCGGCGGCCCTGGAACTCCTCGCGCGGACCCTCGCCCGCGAAGGCTACCAGGTGGAAGTGGCGGAGAACGGGGGGGCGGGACTGCGGGCCGTCCGGGAGCGTCCGCCGGCGGCCATCACCCTCGACGTCGACATGCCGGGGATGGACGGCTGGGCATTTCTCTCCAGCGTCAAGGCCGACCCGAAGCTGGCCCTCATCCCGGTCATCATGATCACCACCGTGGACGAGAAGTCCCGGGGGTTCAGCGAGGGCGCGGCCGATTACTTGCTCAAACCGGTCGACCGCGCCCGGCTACTCACCGTCCTCCGGAAATTGACGCCGGCGCCCCAGGGCCGCGCCCCGATCCCGGACGCCCCCGAGGCGGTCGGCCCGAGCCCGGGCCGCGTACTGGTCGTCGAGGACGACGTGTCCAACCGCAGCATCCTGGTGCGGATGCTGCGGAAGGAAGGGTGGGACGTCGCCGAGGCGGACACCGGGCGGACGGCCCTGGCGGCCGTCGCCGAGACCGCCCCCGACCTCATCCTGCTCGACATGGGCCTGCCGGACCTGGACGGGTTCGGGGTGCTCCGCGAACTCCGGGCGGACCCGCGGTTCGCCCGGATCCCGGTCGTGGTCGTCTCCGCCAAGGATTTGACCTGGGACGAGCGGACCGGCCTGCGGTCGACCGTCCTCAAAATCTTTTTGAAGGGCGCGTACAGCCGGTCCGAATTGCTCAGCGACATCCGCGATTGTCTGTCGAACCGCGCGCCGAATTCGACCGACCCGGCGGGCGCCCACCGGCCGGCGTGA
- a CDS encoding response regulator: MRTILYTEDNKINRDMLSRRLERKGYRVLTAENGSDGVAQATAHKPDLILMDMSMPVMDGWEATRRLKGNPETKPIPVIALTAHAMLGDRERAMEAGCDDYEMKPIDLDRLLIKIEALISDAAAAVAAVPQILSLLIVDDNKLNREVLGRRLKRPEYKILEARSGREALDVVQKGGIDLVLLDSMMPEMTGLEVLQVIRAEYTIIDLPVIMVTAKEQTEEVVAALEAGANDYVTKPLNFPVVLARIHTQLALKRAHLSGRSAAAPAAAPAPAKAVRPPATTTKGTVGQSSRLPEPSAPATRATPSHRAVVWKSTPSAPPPAPPAPPNSRPPSGRPSSPPHRTPDSRTTFGSSVGQAETWNSPPAGSEFPNLSGYQILGELGRGGMGVVYKALHERMNRMVAIKVIDRKHWSNPEATRRFYREVQAAAQLSHPNIVLAYDAGEYDDSHYFVMEYVEGVDLATLVKQRGPLSVEEACHCVRQIARGLQHAHEQGLVHRDIKPTNLLATWSPAPLPPGARRNGPRTECGPPESVGRATVKVLDMGLALLHQPSELTPAAAVQTQNNRVVGTADYMAPEQWMNAHKVDIRADLYSLGCTFYYLLAGEVPFPSAESMEKMLKHHLDEPAPLATFRRDVPPHVADVIGKLMAKKPEHRFQTPNDVHDALAAQVAATT, from the coding sequence ATGCGAACGATTCTTTATACCGAAGACAACAAGATTAACCGCGACATGCTGTCGCGGCGGCTGGAACGTAAAGGCTACCGTGTCCTCACCGCCGAAAACGGGAGCGACGGGGTGGCCCAGGCGACGGCGCACAAGCCGGACCTGATCCTGATGGACATGAGCATGCCGGTCATGGACGGGTGGGAGGCCACCCGCCGGCTGAAGGGGAACCCGGAGACCAAGCCGATCCCGGTCATCGCGCTGACCGCCCACGCCATGCTCGGGGACCGCGAGCGGGCGATGGAAGCCGGGTGCGACGACTACGAGATGAAGCCGATCGACCTCGACCGGTTGCTGATCAAGATCGAGGCCCTGATCAGCGACGCCGCCGCCGCGGTGGCCGCCGTCCCGCAGATCCTCTCCCTGCTGATCGTCGACGACAACAAGCTGAACCGGGAAGTCCTCGGCCGGCGCCTGAAGCGGCCGGAGTACAAGATCCTCGAAGCCCGGTCCGGCCGGGAGGCGCTCGACGTCGTCCAGAAGGGCGGCATCGACCTGGTCCTGCTCGACTCGATGATGCCGGAGATGACCGGCCTGGAAGTGCTGCAAGTGATCCGGGCCGAGTACACGATCATCGACCTGCCGGTCATCATGGTGACCGCCAAGGAACAGACCGAGGAGGTGGTCGCGGCCCTGGAAGCGGGGGCGAACGACTACGTCACCAAGCCGCTGAACTTCCCCGTCGTCCTCGCCCGCATCCACACGCAACTCGCCCTCAAACGGGCCCACCTGAGCGGCCGGTCCGCGGCCGCCCCGGCGGCCGCCCCGGCCCCCGCGAAGGCCGTCCGCCCGCCCGCGACCACGACCAAAGGAACCGTCGGACAGTCGTCCCGGCTGCCCGAGCCGTCCGCCCCGGCCACCCGGGCCACGCCGTCCCACCGGGCCGTGGTGTGGAAGTCGACGCCGAGCGCGCCCCCGCCCGCGCCGCCCGCCCCCCCGAACAGTCGCCCGCCGAGCGGCCGACCGTCGTCGCCGCCGCACCGGACCCCCGACTCCCGGACCACGTTCGGGTCGAGCGTCGGCCAGGCCGAGACCTGGAACTCGCCGCCGGCCGGGTCCGAATTCCCCAACCTGAGCGGGTACCAAATTCTCGGGGAACTCGGCCGCGGCGGGATGGGGGTGGTGTACAAGGCCCTGCACGAGCGGATGAACCGGATGGTCGCCATCAAGGTGATCGACCGGAAGCACTGGTCCAACCCTGAGGCCACCCGGCGGTTCTACCGGGAGGTCCAGGCGGCCGCCCAGCTGTCCCACCCGAACATCGTCCTGGCCTACGACGCCGGTGAGTACGACGACTCCCACTACTTCGTCATGGAGTACGTCGAGGGGGTCGACCTCGCCACCCTGGTCAAGCAGCGGGGCCCGCTGTCCGTCGAGGAAGCCTGCCACTGCGTCCGGCAGATCGCCCGCGGCCTCCAGCACGCCCACGAACAGGGGCTCGTCCACCGGGACATCAAGCCGACCAACCTGCTGGCCACCTGGTCGCCGGCCCCGCTGCCGCCGGGCGCCCGGCGGAACGGCCCGCGGACGGAGTGCGGGCCGCCCGAGTCCGTCGGCCGGGCGACGGTCAAGGTGCTGGACATGGGCCTGGCCCTCCTCCACCAGCCGTCCGAACTGACCCCGGCGGCGGCCGTCCAGACCCAGAACAACCGGGTCGTCGGGACCGCCGACTACATGGCCCCAGAGCAGTGGATGAACGCCCACAAGGTGGACATCCGGGCCGACCTGTACAGCCTCGGGTGTACCTTCTACTACCTGCTCGCCGGCGAGGTCCCGTTCCCCTCGGCCGAGTCGATGGAAAAGATGCTCAAGCACCACCTGGACGAACCGGCCCCGCTCGCCACGTTCCGCCGGGACGTCCCGCCGCACGTGGCGGACGTGATCGGGAAGTTGATGGCGAAGAAGCCCGAACACCGGTTCCAAACGCCCAACGACGTCCACGACGCGCTCGCCGCCCAGGTCGCCGCCACCACCTGA